A genome region from Thermococcus gorgonarius includes the following:
- a CDS encoding thiolase domain-containing protein, which produces MEKPVIIGVGMVPVGEHWRVSLRDMAVEALLNAMEDAGIDKVDSLYVGNMASGSFIEQENLGALIADWAGLGNIPAVKVEAACGSGGAAVQEGAKAVMSGLEDVVAVVGVEKMTDAWPSDATRYLAYAADAEWELFHGASFVALNALIMRLYMKTYGYTEEDLAHFAVNAHRNGAKNPYAMFKKEIKLETVLNSPYVADPIKLFDAAPMCDGAAAVIITSKEKAKELGVPKDRMVELAGFWRAIDTINLANREDFLTLKAARVAAEKAYKMAGVTAKDIDFFEVHDAFTVMAALSLEALGVAEKGKGAVLAKEGQIAIDGDYPIQTMGGLKARGHPVGATGVYQTVEAVLQLRGEAPEGIQVPDAEIGLTQNIGGTGSNITVNILRRV; this is translated from the coding sequence ATGGAGAAACCCGTCATCATTGGAGTTGGTATGGTTCCGGTTGGCGAGCACTGGAGGGTATCATTGAGGGACATGGCCGTTGAGGCCCTGCTTAATGCAATGGAAGATGCTGGAATAGACAAGGTGGATTCCCTCTACGTCGGAAACATGGCCTCCGGTTCCTTCATCGAGCAGGAGAACCTTGGAGCTTTAATAGCGGACTGGGCGGGATTAGGGAACATTCCGGCAGTCAAGGTTGAAGCTGCCTGCGGTAGCGGCGGTGCGGCAGTTCAGGAGGGCGCAAAGGCCGTCATGTCGGGCCTTGAGGACGTTGTGGCAGTTGTCGGTGTCGAGAAGATGACCGACGCATGGCCGAGCGACGCGACGCGCTATCTTGCCTACGCCGCCGATGCCGAATGGGAGCTCTTCCACGGGGCGAGCTTTGTAGCTTTGAACGCGCTCATCATGAGGCTTTATATGAAGACCTACGGCTACACCGAGGAGGACCTGGCACATTTCGCGGTCAACGCCCACAGAAACGGTGCCAAGAACCCATACGCGATGTTCAAGAAGGAGATAAAGCTTGAGACGGTTCTCAACAGCCCCTACGTCGCCGACCCGATAAAGCTCTTCGATGCTGCACCGATGTGTGACGGAGCCGCGGCCGTTATAATAACCTCGAAGGAGAAGGCAAAGGAGCTCGGTGTTCCAAAGGACAGGATGGTTGAACTGGCAGGCTTCTGGAGGGCCATAGACACCATCAACCTCGCCAACAGGGAGGACTTCCTCACGCTCAAGGCGGCAAGGGTTGCCGCTGAAAAAGCCTACAAGATGGCCGGCGTTACTGCCAAGGACATAGACTTCTTCGAGGTTCACGACGCCTTCACCGTCATGGCCGCTTTAAGCCTCGAAGCCCTTGGCGTTGCCGAGAAGGGCAAGGGCGCGGTGTTGGCGAAGGAGGGCCAGATAGCCATAGACGGCGACTACCCGATACAGACGATGGGCGGACTGAAGGCGAGGGGACACCCCGTCGGAGCCACCGGTGTTTACCAGACGGTCGAGGCTGTCCTCCAGCTCCGCGGCGAGGCGCCGGAGGGAATACAGGTGCCCGACGCCGAGATAGGTCTGACCCAGAACATAGGTGGAACTGGCTCAAACATAACGGTTAACATCCTGAGGAGGGTCTGA
- a CDS encoding Zn-ribbon domain-containing OB-fold protein, translating to MGKPMQVARHWRHFREKYALIGGKCENGHVFFPKRPICPVCGSRNVEEYQFSGKGKVISWTIVRNPPSGFEYYRPYPLALVQLEEGPVVLAQLTDVEPDEIDFGMEVEMVTRKVREFDEDGIILYAYKFRPVLK from the coding sequence ATGGGGAAGCCGATGCAGGTTGCCCGGCACTGGAGGCACTTCCGTGAGAAGTACGCCCTGATTGGGGGTAAATGCGAGAACGGTCATGTATTCTTCCCGAAGAGGCCAATCTGCCCGGTCTGCGGCTCAAGAAACGTTGAGGAATACCAGTTCAGCGGAAAGGGTAAGGTGATAAGCTGGACGATAGTTAGGAACCCGCCGAGCGGCTTCGAGTACTACAGGCCTTATCCGCTGGCTCTCGTCCAGCTCGAGGAGGGGCCCGTCGTTCTGGCCCAGCTCACAGACGTTGAACCTGACGAGATAGACTTCGGAATGGAGGTCGAGATGGTCACGAGGAAGGTCAGGGAGTTCGACGAGGACGGAATAATCCTCTATGCCTACAAGTTCAGGCCCGTTTTGAAGTGA
- a CDS encoding hydroxymethylglutaryl-CoA synthase — translation MGKLLRPNRKVGIIGYGAYVPMYRIKAEEIGRVWGVSSFPIQEKSVPGLDEDTITIGIEAARNALKRAQIDPKLIRAIWLGTESKPYAVKPSGTVIAEAIGATPDVNAADFEFACKAGTEAIQAAIGFVGSGMADYAMAIGADTSQGRPGDHLEFTAAAGGAAYILAPKISETVAYFEASYSYVTDTPDFWRRQHEHYPRHGNRFTGEPAYFHQIINAAKTLMEELGYSPNDFDYAVFHQPNVKFPLTAAKILGIPKEKVLPGLLSGIIGNTYSGATLVGVSAVLDIAKPGDRILWVSFGSGAGSDAFSLVVQDAIEEKRDLAPKTMDYVNRKKYIDYALYAKHRGKYIM, via the coding sequence ATGGGAAAACTGTTGAGGCCAAACCGGAAAGTTGGCATAATCGGCTACGGCGCCTACGTGCCGATGTATAGAATCAAGGCCGAGGAGATAGGAAGGGTCTGGGGAGTTTCAAGCTTTCCAATTCAGGAGAAGTCCGTTCCGGGCCTCGACGAGGACACCATAACCATAGGAATTGAAGCAGCTAGAAACGCCCTCAAGAGGGCTCAGATTGATCCGAAGCTCATCCGCGCGATATGGCTCGGAACCGAGAGCAAGCCCTACGCGGTCAAGCCGAGCGGAACGGTCATAGCCGAGGCAATAGGGGCCACCCCCGATGTTAACGCAGCCGACTTCGAGTTCGCCTGTAAGGCCGGAACCGAAGCAATACAGGCCGCTATCGGATTTGTGGGCTCAGGCATGGCCGATTACGCAATGGCCATCGGAGCGGACACGTCGCAGGGAAGGCCCGGTGACCACCTTGAGTTTACCGCCGCGGCTGGGGGTGCCGCTTATATTCTCGCCCCCAAGATCTCTGAGACGGTTGCGTACTTCGAGGCGAGCTACTCTTATGTTACCGACACGCCCGACTTCTGGAGGAGACAGCACGAGCACTACCCGAGGCACGGCAACAGGTTCACCGGCGAGCCCGCCTACTTCCACCAGATAATAAACGCCGCCAAGACCCTCATGGAGGAGCTCGGCTACTCCCCGAACGACTTCGACTATGCCGTCTTCCACCAGCCCAACGTCAAGTTCCCGCTTACCGCCGCCAAGATACTCGGCATCCCGAAGGAGAAGGTTCTCCCGGGACTGCTCAGCGGAATAATAGGAAACACCTACAGCGGGGCAACTCTCGTCGGCGTTTCAGCGGTTCTCGACATAGCCAAGCCCGGCGACAGGATTCTGTGGGTTTCATTCGGTTCAGGTGCCGGAAGCGACGCCTTCAGCCTTGTCGTCCAGGATGCAATTGAGGAGAAGCGCGACCTCGCCCCGAAGACGATGGACTACGTGAACAGGAAGAAGTACATTGACTACGCACTCTATGCCAAGCACAGGGGCAAGTACATAATGTGA
- a CDS encoding DUF356 domain-containing protein gives MRNTIVLVRTDNFQKASVALADLVRYGGMKIRGDPRIIPPALSDWAFEKISDEKPRKKFKAHVVAQIDLPPKKAIGRLMDIHPPAHILVIPPDTEVWEELMRLWGTFEKLRGFHPPKRTKAEELKRKREKKTEGEWELEEF, from the coding sequence ATGAGAAACACGATAGTTTTAGTGAGAACCGACAACTTCCAGAAGGCGAGCGTGGCGTTAGCTGACCTCGTGAGGTACGGTGGTATGAAGATTCGCGGTGATCCGAGGATAATTCCGCCGGCATTATCCGACTGGGCCTTCGAGAAGATAAGCGATGAGAAGCCGAGGAAGAAGTTCAAGGCCCACGTGGTTGCCCAGATTGATCTGCCCCCCAAGAAGGCCATCGGGAGGCTCATGGACATCCACCCGCCGGCTCACATCCTCGTCATCCCGCCAGACACCGAAGTCTGGGAAGAGCTGATGCGCCTCTGGGGGACATTCGAGAAGCTCCGTGGGTTCCATCCACCGAAGAGAACGAAGGCTGAGGAGCTCAAGCGAAAACGGGAGAAAAAGACGGAGGGAGAGTGGGAGTTAGAGGAGTTTTAA
- a CDS encoding multiprotein bridging factor aMBF1 yields MGKAKPKYCEICGAPIKGPGHRIRIEGAEVLVCDRCYEKYGGKKPGTFSIMPTGRQPRRTARPVSRPKPQSRPYHERPLVTEEIVEDFAERVYKAIQRSGKSYEELSHEIGLSVNDLRAIAHGYREPTIKEARKLEKYFKIKLIESTGGEAYEEKKTIPRDYEPTLGDIANIRIRKRKK; encoded by the coding sequence ATGGGGAAGGCCAAGCCCAAGTACTGCGAAATATGCGGTGCCCCGATAAAAGGACCGGGACACAGGATAAGGATAGAAGGAGCCGAGGTTCTGGTCTGCGATCGCTGTTACGAGAAGTACGGTGGGAAGAAACCCGGAACCTTCAGTATAATGCCAACGGGGAGACAGCCAAGGAGAACTGCGAGACCCGTCTCAAGGCCCAAGCCCCAGTCGAGACCCTATCATGAGAGGCCACTCGTCACCGAGGAAATAGTGGAGGACTTTGCCGAGCGGGTTTATAAAGCCATACAGCGGAGTGGGAAGAGCTACGAAGAGCTGTCCCACGAGATCGGTCTTTCGGTCAACGACCTCCGCGCGATAGCCCACGGCTACCGCGAACCGACCATAAAAGAGGCCAGGAAGCTTGAGAAGTACTTCAAAATCAAGCTCATCGAGAGTACAGGCGGGGAAGCATACGAAGAAAAGAAAACAATTCCAAGGGACTACGAGCCTACCCTTGGAGACATAGCGAACATCAGGATCAGGAAGAGGAAGAAGTGA
- a CDS encoding GNAT family N-acetyltransferase: MPEEKSEVKIEKLQRLDQETLERLIEIYMSAYEGMREYGGEGESYAKRYLRWCWGKAKDGFFVARIEDKIVGFIVCDKDWYSKYEGKTVGAIHEFAVDKAYQGHGIGHRLMDKCLEYLKDTGRIELWVGEKNYGAIRFYEKYGFRKVGQHGIWIRMVKDTKE; the protein is encoded by the coding sequence ATGCCAGAGGAAAAAAGTGAAGTGAAGATAGAGAAGCTTCAGAGGCTGGATCAGGAAACTCTGGAAAGGCTGATCGAGATATACATGAGCGCCTACGAGGGGATGAGGGAATACGGGGGCGAGGGTGAAAGCTACGCGAAGCGCTATTTGAGATGGTGCTGGGGTAAGGCCAAGGATGGCTTTTTTGTGGCTAGGATTGAGGACAAGATAGTCGGCTTCATTGTCTGCGACAAAGACTGGTACAGCAAGTACGAAGGAAAAACCGTCGGCGCCATTCATGAGTTCGCGGTTGATAAGGCCTATCAGGGGCATGGAATCGGGCACAGGCTGATGGATAAGTGCCTCGAATACCTGAAGGACACCGGGAGAATAGAGCTCTGGGTTGGGGAGAAGAATTACGGTGCCATAAGGTTTTACGAGAAGTACGGCTTCAGAAAGGTTGGCCAGCATGGTATCTGGATAAGGATGGTGAAGGATACGAAAGAGTGA